In Triticum aestivum cultivar Chinese Spring chromosome 5B, IWGSC CS RefSeq v2.1, whole genome shotgun sequence, the following proteins share a genomic window:
- the LOC123115292 gene encoding putative uncharacterized protein DDB_G0286901, translating to MAKCFLVLAFLAFLLPAAYAMCHPDDLQAPRGFARKSNRRTLQQQQPNTITGTNNSVRSGSGNIVSGNSNTVVSGDNNNVSGSNNTVTSGSNNVIVDSNHVVTGNNNTVSGRNNMVTGNNNVVSGSNHVVSGDNKVVTGG from the exons ATGGCGAAATGCTTCCTGGTGCTTGCCTTCTTGGCGTTTCTCCTGCCAGCGGCCTACGCGATGTGCCACCCTGACGACCTCCAAGCGCCGCGGGGCTTCGCCAGGAAG AGCAATAGAAGAACACTCCAACAACAACAGCCAAATACCATTACTGGGACTAACAACAGTGTCAGATCTGGGAGTGGTAATATTGTATCTGGGAACAGCAATACTGTCGTATCTGGGGACAACAACAATGTTTCTGGGAGCAACAACACAGTCACATCTGGGAGCAACAATGTCATAGTTGACAGCAACCATGTCGTAACTGGGAACAACAATACTGTATCTGGCAGGAACAATATGGTAACTGGGAACAATAATGTTGTATCAGGGAGCAACCATGTCGTGTCCGGGGACAACAAAGTCGTAACTGGCGGTTAA